One window of Mesorhizobium sp. PAMC28654 genomic DNA carries:
- a CDS encoding Na+/H+ antiporter, translated as MQVAVFILVVLIFVAVSGALVRLVRVPLPVLQIAMGAALAWPSSGLHVEIDPEVFLLVFIPPLLFSDAFGAPKRELIALRGPILDLAIGLVFFTIVGFGYALHWLVPSIPLVVAFALAAVLSPTDAVAVSSIVDKNMVPARLMNILEGESLLNDASGLVMFRFAVAAALTGSFSLAGASLSFLYAVAVGILAGVAALFIAAKALQLLSRIGGVPAEAQVLITILLPFIAYLGAEHFEASGILAAVTAGLLTGSTGIFRFLGVSARMQTISLWTTFSFVFNGALFIVLGLQLPEIIRKVPPELTGHYPVIQPVLTVVALTLCLIALRFVWIWIGDIGAGIAARLGKNKAEPFGLRVRLAGSVAGVRGAVTLAGILSLPFTLQDGSPFPARDLVIFLAAGVIICSLAIASLALPAISRGLVEPGEDADAAEERMARVGAAKAAIAHIESLAQTDEEHEGEVPGARLATANGIVAAYRRRIAASDEADEARAEVREAGRLELDLRLAGIGAEREAVSTMLRRREINDHTARALFTEITLTEALLKGRQTRK; from the coding sequence ATGCAAGTTGCCGTCTTCATCCTGGTGGTGCTGATCTTCGTCGCGGTTTCCGGCGCGCTGGTCCGGCTTGTGCGCGTGCCGCTGCCGGTGTTGCAGATTGCCATGGGCGCCGCGCTCGCATGGCCGTCGAGTGGCCTGCATGTCGAAATCGATCCCGAAGTCTTCTTGCTGGTATTCATTCCTCCGCTGCTGTTCAGCGACGCGTTTGGCGCTCCCAAGCGCGAACTCATAGCGTTGCGCGGGCCGATTCTGGACCTTGCCATCGGGCTGGTCTTCTTCACCATTGTCGGTTTCGGCTATGCCTTGCACTGGCTGGTGCCGAGCATTCCGCTGGTCGTCGCATTCGCGCTTGCGGCAGTGCTGTCGCCGACCGATGCGGTGGCTGTGTCATCGATCGTCGACAAGAATATGGTTCCGGCGCGGCTGATGAATATCCTGGAGGGCGAATCGCTGCTCAACGACGCCTCGGGCCTCGTCATGTTCCGCTTTGCCGTGGCGGCGGCGCTGACCGGCAGTTTTTCCCTTGCCGGGGCCTCGCTGAGTTTCCTCTACGCCGTGGCGGTCGGCATCCTGGCTGGCGTGGCGGCACTGTTCATCGCTGCCAAGGCGCTGCAACTGCTCAGCCGCATCGGCGGCGTGCCGGCTGAAGCCCAGGTGTTGATCACGATCCTGCTTCCCTTCATCGCTTATCTCGGCGCTGAACACTTCGAAGCCTCGGGTATCCTGGCGGCGGTGACAGCCGGCCTGTTGACCGGAAGCACCGGCATATTCCGCTTTCTCGGCGTTTCCGCGCGCATGCAGACAATCTCCCTATGGACGACGTTTTCCTTCGTCTTCAACGGTGCGCTGTTCATTGTGCTCGGCCTGCAACTCCCCGAAATCATCCGCAAGGTGCCGCCGGAACTCACGGGGCATTATCCCGTGATCCAGCCGGTGCTGACGGTGGTGGCGCTGACGCTCTGCCTGATCGCGCTTCGCTTCGTGTGGATATGGATTGGCGACATCGGTGCGGGCATCGCGGCGCGGCTGGGAAAGAACAAGGCCGAGCCGTTCGGGTTGCGCGTGCGGCTGGCCGGTTCTGTAGCCGGCGTGCGCGGCGCTGTAACGCTGGCCGGCATATTGTCGCTGCCATTCACACTGCAGGATGGCTCGCCGTTCCCGGCGCGGGACCTGGTCATCTTCCTTGCCGCGGGCGTCATCATCTGTTCACTGGCGATCGCCAGCCTTGCCTTGCCGGCGATCTCTCGCGGCTTGGTCGAACCAGGGGAGGATGCCGATGCAGCCGAGGAACGCATGGCGCGTGTTGGCGCCGCCAAGGCCGCGATTGCCCATATCGAGAGCCTTGCGCAGACGGATGAAGAACATGAAGGCGAGGTACCGGGCGCCAGGCTCGCCACCGCCAATGGCATAGTCGCTGCCTACCGGCGGCGAATCGCGGCGTCCGACGAGGCGGATGAGGCACGAGCCGAGGTGCGGGAAGCGGGTAGGCTGGAACTCGACCTGAGGCTCGCCGGCATCGGCGCCGAGCGCGAGGCCGTGAGCACCATGCTTCGCCGCCGCGAAATCAACGACCATACGGCACGGGCCTTGTTTACCGAGATCACGCTCACCGAGGCTCTCTTGAAGGGACGGCAGACGCGGAAATAG
- a CDS encoding DUF2066 domain-containing protein yields MPGFSRFVVAVIGVMAICVTARPAFSGTIDDLYQSRTIVTGQDEPNRQAGFKTCLDAVLLKVSGDQRLLRKPEMAALREKAGSFIASFRYRDRMEGIPIHDEQGTHDRPYDLTCLYDPAAINPVLASLGSEPWLTKRPRLEVFLATEQGARHFALTADEERGALMRESFTNAATPLAMGIVFPKASTLSTARLDDKTLRDADIEALDKLAERATAEQALAGTLIWSEKEMGWIADWRLARDGKTYRWQVRGVSFDDAFRVAMGGAAQILSGNGQP; encoded by the coding sequence ATGCCTGGGTTTTCACGATTTGTCGTTGCCGTGATCGGCGTCATGGCCATATGCGTGACGGCTCGCCCGGCATTTTCAGGAACCATCGACGATCTCTATCAGTCGCGGACCATCGTCACCGGACAGGACGAGCCAAACCGACAAGCAGGCTTCAAGACATGCCTCGACGCGGTTCTGCTCAAGGTCTCCGGTGACCAGCGACTGCTCAGGAAACCGGAGATGGCTGCCCTGCGCGAGAAGGCCGGCAGTTTCATCGCCAGTTTCCGCTACCGCGACCGGATGGAGGGCATTCCGATTCACGATGAACAGGGCACCCACGATCGGCCCTACGATCTCACTTGCCTCTACGACCCGGCCGCGATCAATCCCGTGCTTGCCTCGCTCGGCAGCGAGCCCTGGCTGACGAAGCGACCGCGACTGGAGGTTTTCCTGGCCACGGAGCAAGGCGCCAGGCATTTTGCACTGACTGCCGATGAAGAGCGCGGCGCATTGATGCGTGAATCCTTCACCAACGCCGCCACGCCGCTGGCGATGGGGATCGTGTTTCCAAAAGCATCGACGCTGTCGACCGCAAGGCTGGATGACAAGACGCTGCGCGACGCCGACATCGAGGCGCTCGACAAGCTCGCGGAGCGGGCCACCGCGGAGCAGGCGCTTGCCGGCACTCTGATCTGGAGCGAAAAGGAAATGGGCTGGATCGCCGATTGGCGGCTCGCCAGGGATGGCAAGACCTATCGCTGGCAGGTACGCGGCGTCAGTTTCGACGACGCCTTCCGCGTCGCGATGGGCGGCGCCGCGCAGATCCTGTCCGGCAACGGCCAACCCTGA
- a CDS encoding helix-turn-helix transcriptional regulator encodes MLTAIRESQTRYRFSNFAPRQDRSFDTYWEAMNEANIHDALCATSYAADGVIASLHLGFQERDFSPEESFAIQMAGLVLTERLINLATPPPATPPRLSARARDCLALAAEGKTNWEISVILGISEATVRFHIDNKLGAVNRAQAVACLVNQRLI; translated from the coding sequence TTGCTGACCGCGATCCGCGAAAGCCAGACCCGCTATCGTTTCAGCAACTTCGCCCCCCGGCAGGATCGGAGTTTTGACACCTACTGGGAAGCGATGAACGAAGCCAACATCCATGATGCTTTGTGCGCAACGTCCTATGCCGCCGATGGCGTCATCGCCTCTCTCCACCTTGGCTTTCAGGAACGGGATTTTTCACCGGAGGAGAGCTTTGCGATCCAGATGGCCGGCCTTGTCCTGACCGAGCGCCTGATCAATCTGGCGACGCCGCCTCCGGCAACACCACCCAGACTATCCGCGCGCGCGCGCGACTGCCTGGCCCTTGCCGCCGAGGGCAAGACCAATTGGGAAATCTCAGTCATCCTCGGCATATCGGAGGCGACCGTGCGGTTTCACATCGACAACAAACTGGGTGCCGTCAACCGAGCACAGGCAGTGGCCTGTCTGGTGAACCAGCGCTTGATATAG
- a CDS encoding DUF6163 family protein, with protein sequence MSEVVSRRIVLQPSTVEVLFAWFQRIIAGYCLLFGVLYWIKLIGFYPGPLWRFDLMPVHWQVAAVVLAVFFPFAAAGLWMLASWGPVIWFICAVTETVMYAGFPDLLGHRLLIVVSHVSVALLYIVFRTIIWLQKRPVRP encoded by the coding sequence GTGAGCGAGGTCGTATCAAGACGCATCGTACTCCAGCCCTCGACGGTGGAGGTCCTCTTTGCCTGGTTCCAGCGCATCATCGCCGGCTATTGCCTGCTGTTCGGGGTTCTCTACTGGATCAAGCTGATTGGCTTTTATCCGGGGCCGCTGTGGCGCTTCGACCTGATGCCGGTCCATTGGCAGGTGGCGGCGGTGGTGCTGGCGGTTTTCTTCCCTTTTGCCGCTGCCGGCCTATGGATGCTGGCGTCTTGGGGGCCGGTGATCTGGTTCATATGCGCCGTGACCGAGACCGTCATGTATGCCGGATTTCCCGATTTGCTCGGGCACCGCCTGCTCATCGTCGTCTCGCATGTTTCGGTCGCGCTGCTCTATATCGTGTTTCGCACCATCATCTGGCTGCAAAAGAGGCCGGTTCGGCCGTAA
- a CDS encoding L,D-transpeptidase family protein — protein sequence MRTSRRFFLSGASALAAAMVAGTASAQDVIGDILKSSARGNWDDQFDARASEGGKVASTLPIFSPQTVSFTEQAITQYQNIVAQGGWQPVPDTKKLQLGVDDPDVVPLRKRLMVSGDLSQSAGISTAFDSYVDSAVKRFQARHGLPSDGAMGKYTYAAMNVSAQVRLGQLQTNLQRLHEKAGTLGSRYVLVDIPAAQVEAVENDRVVLRHTAIVGKIDRQTPIVNSKINEIIVNPYWNAPVSIVRKDIIPLMRKDPNYLKDSHIRLFAPDGSEVDPLNVDWSTDDAAKYRFRQDPGAGNAMASVKINFPSPDGVYMHDTPQQSLFGKMMRFDSSGCVRVQNVRDLVTWILRDTPGWDRQHFEAAIKTGENTPIQVTNPVPVHFLYLSAWSTGPGVVQFRDDVYALDGANELQITSSL from the coding sequence ATGAGAACCAGCCGCCGTTTCTTCCTTTCCGGAGCCTCCGCGCTCGCAGCCGCCATGGTAGCCGGCACTGCAAGCGCCCAGGATGTGATCGGGGATATCCTGAAATCCTCGGCGCGCGGCAATTGGGATGATCAGTTTGACGCTCGCGCCAGCGAAGGCGGCAAGGTCGCTTCGACGCTGCCGATCTTCAGCCCGCAGACTGTTTCCTTTACCGAGCAGGCGATCACCCAGTACCAGAACATCGTCGCCCAGGGCGGTTGGCAGCCGGTTCCCGACACAAAGAAATTGCAGCTCGGTGTCGATGACCCGGACGTGGTCCCGCTTCGCAAGCGCTTGATGGTCTCGGGCGACCTGTCGCAGAGTGCCGGCATTTCGACGGCCTTCGACTCCTACGTCGACTCGGCCGTGAAGCGCTTCCAGGCGCGCCATGGCTTGCCTTCCGACGGCGCGATGGGCAAGTACACCTACGCGGCGATGAATGTTTCGGCGCAGGTCCGGCTCGGGCAGCTACAGACCAATCTGCAGCGGCTGCACGAAAAGGCCGGTACGCTGGGCAGCCGTTATGTGCTGGTCGATATCCCGGCGGCGCAGGTCGAGGCGGTGGAGAACGACCGCGTCGTGCTTCGCCACACCGCGATCGTCGGCAAGATCGACCGCCAGACTCCGATCGTCAATTCGAAGATCAACGAGATCATCGTCAATCCATACTGGAATGCACCGGTCTCGATCGTGCGCAAGGACATCATTCCGCTGATGCGGAAGGATCCCAACTATCTCAAGGACAGCCACATCCGCCTGTTCGCGCCGGACGGCAGCGAGGTCGATCCGCTGAATGTCGACTGGTCGACCGACGATGCGGCGAAGTACCGCTTCCGCCAGGATCCGGGCGCCGGCAACGCGATGGCGTCGGTGAAGATCAACTTCCCGAGCCCCGATGGCGTCTACATGCACGACACGCCGCAGCAGAGCCTGTTCGGCAAGATGATGCGCTTCGATTCTTCGGGCTGTGTTCGCGTGCAGAACGTGCGCGATCTCGTTACCTGGATCCTGCGCGACACGCCCGGCTGGGATCGCCAGCATTTCGAGGCGGCGATCAAGACCGGCGAAAACACGCCGATCCAGGTCACCAACCCGGTGCCGGTCCACTTCCTCTATCTTTCGGCCTGGTCGACGGGCCCTGGCGTCGTGCAGTTCCGCGACGACGTCTACGCACTCGACGGCGCCAACGAACTGCAGATTACTTCGTCTCTCTAA
- the ldtR gene encoding transcriptional regulator LdtR — MINSRPAAKTANVSDDRREAIRSLYMESLQLVERLHRRLLDVIKDEFDRNGRSDINAIQALLLFNIGNSELTAGELRSRGYYLGSNVSYNLKKLVDLGFINHQRSRIDRRSVRVSLTPKGNEVAEVVAGLYERHVGSIEQVGGINTDEFKQMNRALQRLDRFWNDTIAYRM, encoded by the coding sequence ATGATCAATTCGCGTCCGGCGGCGAAGACCGCCAACGTATCCGACGATCGCCGCGAGGCAATCCGTTCCCTGTACATGGAATCGCTGCAGCTTGTTGAGCGGCTGCACCGCCGTCTGCTTGACGTGATCAAGGACGAATTCGACCGCAACGGCCGCTCCGACATCAATGCCATCCAGGCGCTGCTTCTGTTCAACATCGGCAATTCGGAGCTGACCGCTGGCGAACTGCGTTCGCGTGGCTACTATCTCGGCTCCAACGTCTCTTACAATCTGAAGAAGCTGGTCGATCTCGGCTTCATCAACCACCAGCGCTCGCGCATCGACCGTCGTTCGGTCCGCGTCTCGTTGACGCCGAAAGGCAATGAGGTGGCGGAAGTCGTCGCTGGTCTCTATGAGCGCCATGTTGGCTCGATCGAGCAGGTTGGCGGCATCAACACCGACGAGTTCAAGCAGATGAACCGCGCGTTGCAGCGCCTCGACCGCTTCTGGAACGACACCATTGCATACAGAATGTAA
- a CDS encoding enoyl-CoA hydratase/isomerase family protein — translation MDFGGGDEIRFERLGRAGVVTLTRPQALNAVTHSMVKALDKALHAWERDPGVDLVVVKADGRAFSAGGDILHVYEAGRAGKPPVDFFADEYRLNAHIARFRKPYVALINGIVMGGGVGISFHGSHRVMTENAQFAMPEVGIGFFPDVGASHLLPDLGGSFGMYLALTGNRIRYGDALWSGLATHTIKAEDQPGVLAGLAETGDPESVLRGYFVSASRETERPTLEAIARHFSQPSLGDAIDSLERAAVADEFAAKTLATIKTRSPTSIRVAWRQISAGQTLSMDECMRMEFRILNRMLAGHDFYEGIRAAIIDKGSVPQWRPVGLDAVGDAQVDAYFASLGERELEL, via the coding sequence ATGGATTTTGGCGGAGGCGACGAAATCCGCTTCGAACGATTGGGCAGGGCCGGCGTTGTCACATTGACGCGGCCACAGGCGCTCAATGCCGTCACGCACAGCATGGTGAAGGCTCTGGACAAGGCGCTGCATGCCTGGGAGCGCGATCCCGGCGTCGACTTGGTCGTCGTCAAGGCGGATGGCAGGGCATTTTCCGCCGGTGGCGACATCCTCCATGTCTACGAGGCCGGCCGGGCCGGAAAGCCGCCGGTCGATTTCTTCGCCGACGAATACCGTCTCAACGCCCACATCGCCCGGTTCAGGAAACCCTATGTCGCCCTGATCAATGGCATTGTAATGGGCGGCGGCGTCGGCATTTCCTTTCATGGCTCGCACCGGGTGATGACCGAGAATGCCCAGTTCGCCATGCCGGAAGTCGGTATCGGCTTTTTCCCGGATGTCGGTGCAAGTCATCTCCTGCCGGACCTTGGCGGCAGCTTCGGCATGTATCTGGCCTTGACCGGCAATCGCATCCGGTATGGCGATGCGCTGTGGTCCGGCCTGGCGACGCACACGATCAAGGCGGAAGATCAGCCGGGGGTTCTGGCTGGACTGGCCGAAACAGGTGATCCGGAATCGGTGTTGCGCGGGTATTTCGTTTCCGCCAGCCGCGAGACGGAAAGGCCAACGCTGGAGGCGATCGCCCGGCATTTTTCGCAACCCTCGCTGGGTGACGCTATCGACAGCCTGGAGCGTGCGGCGGTTGCCGACGAATTCGCGGCAAAGACCCTGGCGACGATCAAGACCCGCTCGCCAACCAGCATCCGCGTCGCGTGGCGCCAGATCAGCGCCGGGCAGACACTCTCGATGGACGAGTGCATGAGAATGGAGTTCCGCATCCTCAACCGGATGCTGGCCGGTCACGATTTCTATGAGGGCATCCGTGCGGCGATCATCGACAAGGGCTCGGTGCCGCAATGGCGTCCAGTCGGCCTCGACGCTGTTGGTGATGCGCAAGTCGATGCCTACTTCGCCTCGCTCGGTGAACGGGAGCTCGAGCTGTGA